In the genome of Octopus bimaculoides isolate UCB-OBI-ISO-001 chromosome 24, ASM119413v2, whole genome shotgun sequence, the window AGGTAAACGTTCAGTCGCAGAAGGTTCTGTCGGATCATGTTTGACGCTCGGATTTGTTTCTCTTTGTCGCTTGAGTTGAGCTTTGCACTCACGTGTTCAATGAAGTCGTCTCTCGTTGCTGCAGGCTTTGGTGCCTCAGTGCTGTTTGCCAGCAACTGCGACAGTAAAGCCGGAGAATGCATCCTAgagttggtgctgttgttgttatcgtccaCAGTGATATTGATCTCTTCCGGAGGTGGGGACTCAGGTGTGGGGACACTACCAAGATTTGACAAGTACTTAAGCATCTTGTAAGCATCATGTAAAAATGTCTCATTGATTTTATCGCCATAAAATGTTTCAAGGGCACTTAACTGGTTGAATTCTAAAGGCCAATAGGAAAGAGATATTGATTTTTGGTATGTGGTCTCTTGACATGGTTGAAAACAATTACATGAGCTCTCGTAAGCTCGGTTTATGGAAAATTCTTTGAGAACTCTTTCTTCACAGGCAAGTTCTGTCAAGTTGATTTTTGTGATGTTGTAGTTTTCTGGATTCTTCATCATATCTTTCCAATTCCATTTGTTCTCCACTAAACCACAGAAAGTGAAGTTTGCCGATGTCATTTCTGGTAAATTTGAAGATCGACAGCCGCATGTGCTCATCACAATTCGCTGTTTACACAGTTCAAGACATGAGAAAACGGTGTGGATATATTTTGAGGAATTTTGAAGCCGGCTATTTTGGCAGTTGCCATAGGGATTTGAAAGACGTGCGTGCATAATAGTTTTCAAACCTACTGATGAAGAGTACCCTGGTGGCACGTCAAAGCCATGGTCTACTGGGCTCGGCATCGTGCTTGGTGGGTGAACAACCACTCTTACTCCAGCACTGTGTTCAATGTTTGATTTTATATTGTATGAGCCATAGCCACCAACAGGTGGATCATCATTGTCTaacgaaagaattaaagaaagaccACTCTGAGGCCCAGTGGCATGTGTCAACAGGCTGGTGCCGGTCTGATGGCCGCTGTTGAATGTGTAACAGTTAAAATAATGTCCGTCGAAATATCGAGTAAAGTTTTGGATGTTACAGATTTCCTGATTATACTGACAGTGTATGAGGAAATCATTGAGGTCCCTACCCAAAAGCTGGGCCTCGTCTGCGAGGTTCTCGTACAAACTCTGCACCGTGAACATCCGGTCAGTCTGTGCACCAAAGTTATATTTGTCTATAAATCGCAGCCATTGTGTCAGTTCTGACGTGTCTGAACTAAGCAGCTCTTTGGTTTTCGTCAATGATATTGGTGCTATATTGCAAACAGTGATGGCAGGAAATTCCACATCCATACCATCTTTCATTTTAGAAACTTCTACCACCTGGAATTCCAGGTATTTCCGGACGAGAAGAGAGAGTTGCAGTGTGGCGGCAGTGAAGCCTACAATTACCATTAATGCCCACAGAACTTTTCTTGGGGTCTGTGTTGATGTTGCAATTTTTGCCAGTCCGTGGGCATTGCTCTCGGCTGCCAATTCTGTGATGATGCTGAGCGCATTATAGTTCCGCCTGCGTAGCTGTTGCCTCATTGTGCGTAACTGGTTGCTGTTGAAACCCAGTTTGTCAAAGCCTGTTACCTTCATATGTCCCGGCTTGCTCGCTCtagaattgaaagaaaacaaaacagatacCAGTAATTAGTAggaataatcataataataatcataataataacaataatgatttcatattttgacacaaggctagcaagtttgggagaggggataagtctgttacatcgacctcagtattcaactggtacttatgttatcagctccaaaaggttgaaaggcaaagtccacctcagcggcatttgaactcagaatgcaaagcatTTATGCcagggtgctaatgattctgcaagctcgctgccttaataataataataataataatgatttaataataataataataataataataataatagtaatgatttaataataataataataataatattttattatataggcacaaggcctgaaattttttaggggagggagttagttgattacatcaaccccagtgttcaacttgtacttcgTTTATtgtccttgaaaggatgaaaggcaaagttgaccttggcagaatttgaactcagaatgtaaagatggacgaaatgctacaaATCATTTTGCTCAGTGTCCTCatatttctgccagtttgccgccttataTAATGCATacttattatgtatataatgatataatagtaataataataataataataattacaaattaataaaaaaacaagagcTGGAACAGGTGGGAAAATACAAATTACTACAAgacaaaattgcaagaatgtgggtAATAAGGAGAATAATTATTATCCCAGTAATTGTCAGAACACTTGGGTCAGTAACAACCAGGTTTGAGGAATATGTCGGAGAAATTAGAATTGAGATGAGGTCAGAGCAGGCCCAAAAAGCTGCTGTGTTGGGAACAGCTAAGATttttgagattggtgcttggGTGTTGAGTATCTTCCATGATAGTTAACATACAAGTACCAAGTCTTATAATCTGTGGAAAGAGGACCTGTGAGACCAACAacaacaggttgctgtccactctcacagaatcaactgGAGCAAGTAAGACCGAGAGCTCCGAGAAGTaaaatgtaacaataataataataatgatgataatggttcaaattttggcacaagaccagcaagttttggtgggggatagtcaattacatcgacccccagtgttcaactggtacttatttcatcgaccccgaaaggatgaaagacaaagtcaatctcagcagaatttgaactcagaatgtaaagatggacaaaatgccattaagcattttgctcagcatgttaacgattctgctaatgataataataataacaacaattatgatagtaattctttctaattttggcacaaactcaGCATTTTGGTGGGGAAGGCCAATTACATTGAACTTAGCAGCTGATTGGTACTTTATATCACCTAccctggtacttgactggtacttcattttataaaCCCCAGAAAGATAAAAGGGGAAGTTGACCTTGATGGTATTTGAGtttagaatgtgaagacagaagaaatgcttgtttagcattttgtctgggatgctaaggattctgctagctttgctgcctgaataataataataataataataatgataaagactaCAACCAGACCCCataacaaaaatgacaataaaaaaagaacatgcaATCCTGCACATATCCCAGCAAcatggaggtgtagcaggtgatgcagtagaaattcacctgaaactaccaaatgtttaataacaacaacaacaataatgataacaacaacaacaacaataataatgtttcaaattttggcacaaggccagaacagttataataataataataataataataataataatgataataataataatcctttctactggaagcacaaggcctcaaatttggggaaagagattaagttgattacatcaaccccagtgcgtaactggtacttatttgattggccctgaaaggatgaaaggcaaagtcgacctcggtggtgtttgaactcagaatgtaaagaaaggcgaaataccattaagcatttttcccagtgtgctaacgattctggcagcttgccgtcttgtagtagtagtaataataataataataataataataa includes:
- the LOC106880812 gene encoding FMRFamide-activated amiloride-sensitive sodium channel isoform X2 → MKVTGFDKLGFNSNQLRTMRQQLRRRNYNALSIITELAAESNAHGLAKIATSTQTPRKVLWALMVIVGFTAATLQLSLLVRKYLEFQVVEVSKMKDGMDVEFPAITVCNIAPISLTKTKELLSSDTSELTQWLRFIDKYNFGAQTDRMFTVQSLYENLADEAQLLGRDLNDFLIHCQYNQEICNIQNFTRYFDGHYFNCYTFNSGHQTGTSLLTHATGPQSGLSLILSLDNDDPPVGGYGSYNIKSNIEHSAGVRVVVHPPSTMPSPVDHGFDVPPGYSSSVGLKTIMHARLSNPYGNCQNSRLQNSSKYIHTVFSCLELCKQRIVMSTCGCRSSNLPEMTSANFTFCGLVENKWNWKDMMKNPENYNITKINLTELACEERVLKEFSINRAYESSCNCFQPCQETTYQKSISLSYWPLEFNQLSALETFYGDKINETFLHDAYKMLKYLSNLGSVPTPESPPPEEINITVDDNNNSTNSRMHSPALLSQLLANSTEAPKPAATRDDFIEHVSAKLNSSDKEKQIRASNMIRQNLLRLNVYLEDLSIIEFRQMPAYELADLFADIGGTLGLWMGISVLTIMELIELFTRLLMLIFSSEKKIPNADPVTNGMLDHDCDCQKSSMESPF
- the LOC106880812 gene encoding FMRFamide-activated amiloride-sensitive sodium channel isoform X1; this translates as MTSSTIRVRCTCGAPLCNSNNYEPMTRASKPGHMKVTGFDKLGFNSNQLRTMRQQLRRRNYNALSIITELAAESNAHGLAKIATSTQTPRKVLWALMVIVGFTAATLQLSLLVRKYLEFQVVEVSKMKDGMDVEFPAITVCNIAPISLTKTKELLSSDTSELTQWLRFIDKYNFGAQTDRMFTVQSLYENLADEAQLLGRDLNDFLIHCQYNQEICNIQNFTRYFDGHYFNCYTFNSGHQTGTSLLTHATGPQSGLSLILSLDNDDPPVGGYGSYNIKSNIEHSAGVRVVVHPPSTMPSPVDHGFDVPPGYSSSVGLKTIMHARLSNPYGNCQNSRLQNSSKYIHTVFSCLELCKQRIVMSTCGCRSSNLPEMTSANFTFCGLVENKWNWKDMMKNPENYNITKINLTELACEERVLKEFSINRAYESSCNCFQPCQETTYQKSISLSYWPLEFNQLSALETFYGDKINETFLHDAYKMLKYLSNLGSVPTPESPPPEEINITVDDNNNSTNSRMHSPALLSQLLANSTEAPKPAATRDDFIEHVSAKLNSSDKEKQIRASNMIRQNLLRLNVYLEDLSIIEFRQMPAYELADLFADIGGTLGLWMGISVLTIMELIELFTRLLMLIFSSEKKIPNADPVTNGMLDHDCDCQKSSMESPF